The following are encoded together in the Corticium candelabrum chromosome 1, ooCorCand1.1, whole genome shotgun sequence genome:
- the LOC134176701 gene encoding uncharacterized protein LOC134176701, protein MSLAELKGLMAETAKEAAWAALKEDLEKLASQSQAASAQRAASGHSTTVSGAAVVSPSRLELAHLETSACRFFASGLADSTRKAYASGQARYLKFCDRFSFIPLSTSEHRLCLFVSHLAEEGLSHKTIKSYLSAVRHLQIQAGLGDPFTATLPQLAYVLKGIRRQQGPRLKVDKRLPITPAELRILKDVWAKRSPFYDAAMLWAAVCTGFFGFMRAREFTVSSVAAFDASVHLAPQDVSIDSHVTPSVVRIHLKQSKTDPFRQGVNIFLGRSKQEICPVAALLSYMALRGNAQGPLFLYDDGTSLSRNRLVREVQRALTEAGRECTGFTGHSFRIGAATTAKARGLDDSTIKALGRCKSTAFESYIRIPGSSLAGFSQSLV, encoded by the exons ATGTCCTTGGCTGAACTTAAGGGCCTGATGGCAGAGACGGCCAAAGAGGCTGCTTGGGCTGCTCTGAAAGAAGATCTAGAGAAACTCGCCTCTCAATCTCAAGCTGCCTCAG CTCAACGAGCAGCCAGCGGCCATTCCACTACAGTTTCTGGAGCTGCTGTTGTCTCCCCATCTAGACTGGAGCTCGCACACCTGGAGACGTCGGCTTGCCGTTTCTTTGCGTCGGGCTTAGCTGATTCTACCAGGAAAGCATACGCGTCCGGTCAAGCACGGTATCTAAAATTCTGCGATCGTTTTTCCTTCATCCCTCTTTCCACATCCGAGCACcgcctatgtttgtttgtctcacaCCTAGCCGAAGAAGGTCTCTCTCACAAAACTATCAAAAGCTACCTGTCAGCAGTGCGCCACCTACAGATCCAGGCGGGTTTGGGCGACCCATTCACCGCTACTCTCCCACAACTAGCTTATGTCTTGAAAGGAATTCGACGTCAGCAGGGACCGCGTCTGAAGGTCGACAAGCGCTTGCCTATTACACCGGCAGAATTGAGAATTTTGAAAGATGTGTGGGCAAAAAGATCACCATTTTACGACGCAGCAATGCTATGGGCTGCAGTCTGCACGGGTTTCTTTGGTTTTATGCGAGCGAGGGAGTTTACCGTGAGCTCCGTAGCAGCATTCGACGCCTCTGTTCACCTGGCTCCACAAGACGTTAGCATCGACTCACATGTCACTCCGTCTGTGGTGCGCATTCACCTAAAGCAATCGAAAACAGACCCGTTCCGTCAAGGTGTAAACATCTTTTTGGGTCGATCGAAACAAGAAATTTGCCCAGTGGCTGCTCTGCTGAGCTACATGGCGCTCCGAGGCAACGCGCAAGGCCCCTTATTTCTCTACGACGATGGCACGTCACTCTCGCGCAATAGGCTGGTCCGAGAAGTTCAACGGGCGCTCACAGAAGCCGGACGTGAATGCACAGGCTTTACAGGCCACAGCTTCCGCATTGGCGCAGCGACGACAGCGAAGGCAAGAGGGTTGGACGATTCCACAATCAAAGCCCTTGGAAGGTGCAAGAGTACAGCGTTTGAGTCGTACATAAGAATCCCTGGCAGCAGTTTAGCAGGATTTTCGCAGTCACTCGTGTAA
- the LOC134193928 gene encoding uncharacterized protein LOC134193928, translated as MSMESETDSPAQPISVFISYTHDPIYPPPPEPAKAADERENHCRAVRELADFFTQLGINCVYDQLYEANPPDDWPLWVEQQVKDSDFVLMVCCSSYCHYLTNRNPEKVVGYSERPLSEEGRVTYSLMMKNIRRFIPVFVNQPKCSAFVPVVLQGSSIYELHEPFQLSRTKHGSLEMLYARLTSQNPYKPPAIGRVQKLSAPKLGGVVRLANVRTQPQGQVFSSSNLSHPIEESSSSSSPNNVIIASPPNPPSQSANQPTAEQYDKLVDNDLVTHIGPHIGFWKTLARNLGFSEGQIDNFEYDSKQQEEQGIQMLHTWIRDRGIDAKISALVEAANRAERRHITSLINEYVLQQQQ; from the exons ATGTCAATGGAAAGTGAAACAGACAGTCCAGCTCAACCAATATCTGTATTCATCAGCTACACACACGATCCAATATATCCCCCACCACCCGAGCCTGCAAAGGCAGCCGACGAGAGAGAGAACCATTGCCGTGCTGTTCGAGAATTAGCCGACTTCTTTACACAACTCGGAATCAATTGTGTTTATGATCAGTTGTATGAAGCGAATCCACCAGATGATTGGCCTCTCTGGGTCGAGCAGCAAGTAAAGGACAGCGACTTTGTGTTGATGGTTTGTTGCAGCAGTTACTGTCACTACCTCACAAACAGAAATCCAGAGAAAGTTGTTGGATACAGCGAACGACCGCTCAGTGAAGAGGGCAGAGTGACATACAGTCTGATGATGAAAAATATTCGGAGATTCATTCCTGTGTTTGTCAATCAACCGAAGTGTTCTGCCTTTGTTCCAGTTGTTTTGCAAGGAAGCAGCATCTATGAGCTACACGAGCCGTTTCAATTGAGTAGGACGAAGCACGGGTCGTTGGAAATGTTGTATGCACGACTGACCAGTCAGAATCCGTATAAACCACCAGCAATAGGACGAGTGCAGAAACTGAGTGCACCGAAGT tggGAGGTGTTGTACGATTGGCAAATGTTCGCACACAGCCACAAGGTcaag TGTTTTCATCCTCGAATCTGAGTCATCCAATTGAAgagtcgtcatcatcatcatctccaAACAACGTTATCATAGCTTCTCCTCCAAACCCACCATCCCAATCAGCAAACCAGCCAACAGCAGAACAATACGATAAGCTTGTAGATAATGACCTTGTAACACACATCGGTCCTCACATTGGATTTTGGAAGACATTAGCACGCAATCTCGGCTTTAGCGAAGGCCAAATTGATAATTTTGAATACGACTCTAAGCAGCAAGAAGAGCAAGGCATTCAGATGCTCCACACATGGATAAGGGATCGTGGGATTGATGCAAAGATTTCAGCTCTGGTTGAAGCAGCAAATCGAGCGGAACGACGACATATAACGTCACTTATAAATGAATATGTAttacaacagcagcagtaa
- the LOC134193944 gene encoding uncharacterized protein LOC134193944 translates to MADNSFSSMVLPHMTYLYENLDLGWRLVNALCDVGLLTWDNREEVMNQKEPRTARINRLLSEILPYRGPDASERFVEALKVSNQKHVVERLKEARRFGGSEHARELDKDAMLQKPLDDDCILYIGPHIGRWRSLARSLGFTEGQIENIEEDFSRNQEEQGIQMLHKWVKKESTFATVGKLAAAAKKIGKGDIAQLLVTYVRDHEHV, encoded by the exons atggcagacaacagtttctCGTCGATGGTTCTTCCTCATATGACTTACTTATACGAAAACTTGGATTTAGGCTGGCGGCTCGTGAACGCTTTATGCGACGTTGGTCTTCTAACGTGGGACAACCGAGAAGAAGTGATGAATCAGAAAGAACCTAGAACTGCTCGCATCAACCGACTTCTCAGTGAAATATTGCCCTATCGAGGGCCAGATGCTAGTGAAAGATTTGTGGAAGCGTTGAAAGTGTCAAACCAGAAGCACGTGGTGGAGAGACTGAAAGAGGCGCGTAGATTTG gtGGATCAGAACATGCTAGAGAATTAGATAAAGATGCAATGCTTCAGAAACCACTCGATGACGATTGTATTCTCTATATTGGTCCGCACATCGGCAGATGGAGGTCACTAGCGAGATCATTGGGATTCACTGAAGGACAAATCGAGAACATCGAGGAAGATTTCTCTAGAAACCAAGAAGAGCAAGGAATACAAATGCTACACAAATGGGTAAAGAAAGAGAGCACATTTGCTACAGTAGGAAAATTGGCAGCAGCAGCTAAGAAGATAGGAAAGGGTGACATTGCTCAACTGTTAGTCACATATGTGAGAGATCATGAACATGTGTGA